The Thunnus maccoyii chromosome 12, fThuMac1.1, whole genome shotgun sequence genomic interval gcctcaaataaactaaattCAGCTCGACACTTAACGACGAGAGAGTGTATTGTTTTTGGAACATAGGTTTTGTCTGATTTATCAATTTAtagtggaagaaaatgtgatacaGTGGAGGGAATAAACTTTGAGCTGATCTCATGAGGAAGTGCTCTCGCCATGGGAGGTTAACTGCGCCCAAATGAATCCATTAATTTAGAATAATGGGCACAGTGTCTTAGGTGGAAACCAATTACTTCGATAAAGAGAAGGGTGTCGCTGGCTACACGTCTTGAGATTTACATAACTGCTTATTCAGTTACAGCTGGATAATCATCAAATTTGAAGTTTTCTATTTGTAAAAGCATCCAAACTCCATCTGGTCTGACCTCGTGCGTGGCGGTggtaaaaatgttattaaaccTGAAAGAAATTTCAACTGACATCATTTTCTTCGCACACTTTGGAGCAGATTTACATCTCCTAGAGATGTAGGCACTGTGTCTCATACTGACTGTGGGAGGTAAACTATAAACTGTGAGTCTAGATGCAGAGTTTATCGCCATCACCTCTCTACGTGcagaaatatcaaataattaaGTGCTTCTCAAAATTTTACATCAATTCTGACTTCAGAAGTCCACCTTTTATTCTTTAAACCTGcttgttttcacttattctttAAAGCCAACTCAATTTATTTCTAGGGAACTCGGGAGTGGCGCACTGTGCCATTTGGTGCTTTTGATCCTTACGCACAATTACGCACGAGCAAAAGACAGATTGGGACTGCAAAAAAGTTCCCCCACTGTAGTAAACGTTTAAGGCATCAAAGTATTTTTGTACATGACACCTTGCAAGCAGGCCATAAAACTTCTTGTCTTTAGAAGACACAGAAAACTGTGACACAAACGTGTTGTTTCACACGTTTATATCAAAATAAGGACCTATTGACTCTTTGCACGTGTGTTTTTTCAAAGGGACATTTGCTAAATTGGTTGGCTTTTCATGTTGTCCTTCCTAGTGTTTCTTCAAAGCTTCATCCTGGCTCTTTCAAACTTAAGAGTCTGATACTGATTaaaatttagatttagattCAGATTTCATAAATTCTTGTCTTCAAAGTTTAAATGATGATCTTTTCAGGCCTGTCGATacttgcttgtgtttcttttgaaTGAACTTGTTTTCTACCCTCAAACCAgaattttatatattaattacattaattacattCCTATAGTAATCTGAAGGTGGACCAGTGTAATTTTCTTAGTAATATTCCAGGGATAactttccaaaatgttttatttgcagtttgTGCAAAATGTGTTGTACAATAACAAGTCCTCACAGATTGTTATGGTATtaaatttatttacaaaattaggattttacatatattacatataatacaataatactTTAGGGTAGCAAATTCTTGAACAAATGTCCCAGTTGTTTGCTGGAGTTATGCAGCCACTGTGGGTCAAAGCTTTGGAGCTGAGTAGATCTTGGGAGTTGTTTTCCAGTAGGGGGAGCTATCTTCAGTTTTGGCAAAGGCAGGAAGTAATGGAGAGGACGGTGCGTATCTGTCCATGCTGGTTGAGGAAGCTGTTACTCTCATAGCCCTGAGGAACGCAGGAATTGGACTGTCTTTCAGTCCACAAGTGGCAAATTTCTGGATCAGATGGACtcctgcagcagaaaaaaaaacatttaaaatcactTTATGCAATACTTAAAACaactactttgtgttttgtatgtctGTCTCCCAATACATTGATCtttcacaaaaacatcactTAACATATAGCTTACTGTCAGTATCTCCAGTTAAACTGTGACTTTCAACTTAGTATGTGAAGTTATTTTGTCCTGTGAGTTTGTCTACtgatattttaagtttttattgtCTGTCTCAAATAGGAGGATTCCTGTTTAAACTTAAACTTATTATGATTCGTTCAATAATATGTCGACAATAACCTACAACTGAGCAATACATTAGATATTTGAATTAGTCCCAACTAGACCAGCAGTAATAAATTCAAAGTGCAACACTTTTCCTCCTTAGAATGTAACTATAATTACATGATGAAGGAACTATAAGCTATATTTTGAATGTGGActtcttattattttcatatactTAAGATAAAGTGGCATTAACACTGTTGGAAGTCTGCTACAATCAGTAAAGCAGAAGGTATAAAAGGGACATTTGGTGTAGGAATTAACCTTAAAAGGCCAACATGCTGAGTGCAGAAGGTGTTAGAGCTCACAGGCAATTGTTATGAGAGGGGcagaggaggtgtgtgtgtgtgtgtgtgtgtgtgtgtgtgtgtgtgtgtagcagctgTGTTCATACTTACCTGAGAAGGCATCGGTTTCCTGTAGTGCAACCTCCCATACATCTGCCCACATCTATTTCCTGTGGAAAATtagcaacacagagagagagcaatcAGCTCACAGCTGGTCACAAATATTGACCCAGTAGAGTTGGTGGCCAGCTGCTGTTTAGCATGTCAACTGCTTTGATTCAACACCTGCAGGAGCCATTTGTGTTTGCACCTTTGCTGCTGAAGCAGAGCAGACGACCGAGACTAAATAGCTTCTCCAAGAATTCAACCTTAGTTGTCTTCATCAAGCCTTTCATTTATAGGAAATCTTCctttaaaatcacaaacaatGACTTTACATTTTTGTGGTACTGAGAGGGTTGCGAATGCACTTCGTAGGAAGTTCATTTAACGTGAGTTTGTTGACTGTTCTGAGCTGCTGAGAGGAGATTAATCCTTTTGTTTCCCCATTTGCTTCATGGCGTGACCCACAGTATAACACTATGACCCACAAAATGGTTTACATCAaggttttaatcttgttttcctgcagaaaaaacacagctgtgacTCTTCTTAAATCTCCCAATCTATCATGTGTATTGTTGTATATTGTGTACGAACTTCACATCCTGAAGTTCCTTCACACCAGGATGTGTGGTGCCAGCCAGTGGATTAGCTTGATTAAGTGCTGTCTTCCACACATGCGTCTGATgaataaaaatacttcattactgTCTGGCACCCAAGTACTCCCCCCATTTCCTCTCATCTTGATCACAAAGGATAGTGTGAAAGCAGCATCACCAGTGAATCACTCTGCTAGTGTTACTTATGCCATGCTaatcaaagataaaaaaaaactttaaaggcTGGATTCAAATATAAATCTGAAGTAGGGTATGTTGGgaataaatgtggaaaaaaagaagagtctATGTTTTAGTGACTTACTTTGAGTCTCTCCTCTTTGACTCCGTCCGCATGGTGGACTATTTCATAGTAATACTCCACATATGGGACCCTGTAGCAGCTCTCCTTCAGCTCACAGGCCGCAACTGTCTGGATGAGATCCACTTTGTTGGGAGTTTCCACCAAGGCTGAGTCAAACTTTGTGGGAACACAGGAAAATCCCTCTGTGATTGAGTGATAAGTGAAAAGTTAGAGCCAAACGAGGAGGAAGATGATCCAAATTATAATCCAAacgtaaacaaaaacattgtccCGCCTCAGGAAAATTCAAACCACAGGATAAGCTCTTGACTGTTTTTCCCCTGatgctgttaaatgtttgtttacatcagtcaCGTCTCAACACCCAGCAGAAAAAGTGGCCTATTTGTTCAATTAGgcataaaaatgattcattgcTACATAAAACTATTCAATGATGAATTTGAATTTGGTTAAAATGTATGAATGATGAACCCTATCAGTTCAGTAAATAGTGGTGAATCCAGTGTAGACTGTGTTGAACTCAATGTGTAATAATGCATTAACACAGTGACACTGTACCCTTTTTATCAGGGTAGTTTTGTTGGTGGAAATGCACTAAAACAAAAAGTTGAAATTCATTTAATTTGGGTGTAAAGTTTTGTCTTTTCCAATGAAACCTGCATTGTTGAAACTacattaaaaccactgaaaccatatttctatattttatggGAACTTCCTGTCTCTCAGTCAAGCGTTTTACATGTGATGAGCTGATCTTCTGTTGAGCATCCCTTCCTGTTTGGGTTGTTGTTTTAGGCGGACAggtaaagacacacacacacacacacacacacacacacacacacacacacacacacacctggagagCCCTTGGACCGGGAGCATCCTCCCACGTCGATGACTGTCTCATACGGCGTCTCGGAGTAATAAGTCCTCAGTGCGGGGACGCGGATGCACTGGGTCAGCTTGATCTCACAGTGGCACTCCTCGATGACCTCCACCTCCCGGGGCCCCTCGAACAGAAGCACCCGGTCCACGCGCATCCCGGTCGGCTCACACACCTGGTTCAGCCCGCAGGAGGGCAGCTGCTTCAGCGGCTCTGAgctctctgcagcagcagctccgcGCGTCCGCAACTTTTGTGAGGGGAGAGAAATTATTTGTTAGGCAAGTCgaaacatgtttttgtgccTTTAAATAGTGCAAATGTTCTAAGTTggtatatttttattgcatgGTTTATACAGAGCTCCCCAACAGTTTATATAGACCTTGCAAAATAAGATTCCGTGTATTTTGGTAATTTATTTGCATTAGTACTGATATTTCGCATAAAtcttatatgttttatgatACACTGACAACATGTAAGTCAATAAAGTAGCCTTGACAGATAATCACAAAGTTGCAGCGCACCCCTGTGGTGGTTTTGGGGAACTGCATCTGGGGAACTGCCCATCACTTACTTTTTTGCTCCTGAGAAATTCCAGCATTGAGGAATGTTTTGAGGATTCCTGCTGTCCTGCTTCATGTGATGGCCTAGGTGCCCCCCCACAGTGAGACCTGCACATTCCCACATCCACACTGACAGGACTCCCAGAGATgtctgaggagagaaaaaaagcaaaagatatTCGGTTTTAGACAGGaatgattattattacagtGGTTATTATTTAATTCTTTGCTTTTAAATTTCCATCACACATGCATTAGATTGCAAATTAAAACTCATGTGTTTTACTGATGGCCAAAGATGATCATGACCATGTGGAGAAATGTGGGGCTTTACCTTGGCCGATATAGACAAAGTGGCTCTGTCTTTTACAGCACACTCTCTGTGAGAACAGGTTTCTGTGATCTGTGATGTGTTTGCTCAACACTCCCGTTGCTGGAAAACATAACACAAACACTATTCAGTGTCTTGACATTGTTATAATATTACTTGAGAAGGAGTCAGCATTCTTTTTTTGTAAGATGctatcacagtatttttttacaacaaGTTAAACACTTGAACACAACAGTGCAAGGATCTAAGTACTTTCACATCATTggttgacaataaaaaacattcatcaggattattttagcccaaatacaaaatatttctagagaaaagatttttaaaaagtgtttacTCTCAATTACATAATTTCAAAAAATCTTAATATCACATCTAATATGTTTTGGatgtgcaagaaaaaaaaacagttttaaagtaATTTGACCCACCTCGCTCTGCAGATGCAGTTATACATGAGAAACCCTTCTAATACTTATGCTTACCAGCCAAATAAATAGGGATTTGCAAGTACATTTGAGAAGACAGATGTCAGACCAGTTAGAGCATGTTTCTATATCAATGTCACAGCAGCAGTAGAATAGAGCAAACAGTACTTACAGGTCAGGTGGAGGGCACACAGGAGAAGAAGGCACAGTCTGAGTACATCCATGGCTTTAGTTCAAATCTGCTCGTCAGCTGCCAGATCCTGAGTGTCCCTCTTCTCGCTGACGCCTCTGATATTTATACAGGATCAAGATTCAACCCCAGATGTCACCTGAAAACAAGGTCTCAAAGTGGTGtggagtcaaaaaaaaaaaaaaaaaaaggggagagcTAATCAAATTTCCATGCTGAATGCTTTGTGGTGATGGTGTTCTTACAGCCAGGGGCCACTTCAAAGGCGACCTCCAAAATAAAGCATTGAGTTTTCACCTCTTGtctgtttctgcagcagagagGATCCAGTGGCTCGAGTGTGTCAACCAGGCCCGAGCTCACCCTAATGAAGTGCTTAAGTAGCCTTGAGCCATTAAAGCGGCGCTCATTCAAAGGCATTAATCATCTTTTATCTCAGGGGGAAGGTGTTTAGCACCTCTGACTTAAAACAAAACCTGACCCAAACTCATAAACAGGATCAGCGTGGGGGCCTGAGCCTCCCCTTCAGAAAACTCCCAGCACCTTTGTGTTTATTCAACATGACACCAAATGGCCAGACCTCGCAGAACTGCCCTTCAAATCTCTGCCTGTTTTTCTCCTCAGAGGAAGGGGAAAGATTAAGAGTAAAATACTATATATTGAAAATGCTTCCACACATGTAACTTtctaaaatataagaaaaaacacagtataaTAGGAAAAAGTCCAAGAATACACCTTATGTTTTGCCAATTAAACATCTAAAAGGAGAAACCCTCTGCTTTAATCCTTTCCCAGACATCTTatatcatgtttttaaaaatcttaactttaatcacaggaaaaaaaaaagtttgcctGCATAATAATCTCAGTATTTTACTGATTTCCCATTCATATCTTAATAAGGTGTTAGTCCGTCTTTGATGTGCTGATGTGATCCCCTCATTTTCACCAGGATCAACGGATCATCGTCAGGATAGTCATCAGCACTCAGACACCTTGATTAAGGTGACGCCTCGCTGCAGTTTCAATTGTTGATTCCTTTCTTTAAGTGCAAACAAATCACACTGAAATTCTATCATAATCCTGGTAAAACCCAGATTCTTAGTAATTAGTTGATTTAATTATCTAGAtaatacaatatgaaaaaacCCCGGTAAAAACCCCATAAAGTTGGCTTGAGTTTCAGGCCGTTAAGGGGGTTATGAAACTGTGATATTATTTGTAATGTGAatataatgttgtgttttgttttgtttctgtctgtttgcagCCTTATTTTAGAGGCTATCAGTGGAAACAGGCTATTAAGTTTGAGACtcacaactaaaaaaaaaacagtgtgagTTTGATAATATGACTCACAACTTATTAACAAATTAAACGCTGTTATGTTGGCAAAGCGAtctcactgtaaagtccattttctGTAGCTTTTGATCACATCACATGACCTTCCTCATCAGATGAATTGTGGatgtttaaattttcattttctgagcactttaatGACTTTTCTCCCACATAAGCTTTAAAGCTGAGATTGCTGAAAGTGTTTTCTTGAAATTGGAAACAGCAGATAGAAAAACAATCTAACCAAAGACCATGTgatgtgattgaaagctccagaacagctactaatgGACCTTATGGTGAGGTTGTGCCAACTGCTGTTgccaaggtcaagaatgaactttcaatcaATTGCTGTGTATGTTTTCCACTTTTGGAAATTCTTAAGAATCTACAAAGGTGATTTTTAAAAGGATTATTCAGCATGATTTTGGggacatgaaaaaaacacaaatttatttctttattttatttattggcCATGTGATAGTGGTGTCACATATGGTCCACAAAATGATTTTGCTTGTGAATCTCTCCCAGCCATTCAACTGTCTTAGAGTATAGGCCCATTGTGTCTTTCCTTTAGACAGCTTTAATGCCTATTTTTGTCTATTCTCATCTCTCAAAATCTCAGATgataaagtaagtaagtaactttatttatatagcacctttcaagagcagagatgtcacaaagtgcttcacagaggaaataaagcataaacatacatacaaacatgaaactataaaaaacagaaatagatagaaaatagaaaaattacacaaaggtaagtttaaaaaaatgggtcttgagctgctttttgAAGGTGTCCACAGAGTCCGCAGATCTTAAATCCAAACGGAGATAGTTCCAAAGTTTGGGAGCCACAACCTCAAAAGCATCGTCTCCTTTAGTTTTAAGCCTAGATTGAGGAACAGTCAGCAAACTCTGATCAGAGGACCTTAAAGACCTGCTGGTGACATACAGGGCAGGTACCTGACTATGCAGCGCTCTAAAGGAGatcacaagaagaagaagaatcggATTCTGAATTTGACAGGGAGCCTGTGAAGAGCAATCAGAATCAGTGTCAACACGAGACCTTTCGGAAGACCTGGTCAAGAGTTTAGCAGTAGCACTTTGGACCACTTGTAAATTCTCACgctggagaaaagagagatacAGTAGTCAAGACGGGTCAGTATAAAAACATGGATTAACATTTCCATCTCTACTTGAGACACATTAGGCCTGAGCTTTGCAATGTGTCccagctggaaaaaacaagagTGAATCAGACCCTTGACATGTTGGACCAGAGTCAGATCCTGGTCCAAAGTGATGATTAGATTTCTTACGGAGGATTTAACCAATGAGGTAAGAGACCCAGGGACAAAACTATAGGAAATAaggttttctttctctttttctttctgtactGGATGAAACTTTTCAGAACCTACAACTGATGTCACAGCATAGTTTTTTGTcctgaaaaataatgaaaatgctCCTTATTTGACAgtcatttaacatttacaatCCCAACTGTTCGAATGCAGCCTCTCTTCCCATTCCAGTAAACCTCTCCTCATTAGATTCAGTTCAATACCGCACATGCTGAGATGATCACTGAGGCGTTGATTGGATTATACTCGTAACATGAACATGCAGCTTATGCATGATGAATGCTAGACAATCCCTGTGTTTAGTCTGGGCAGCAGAGGTTGACCTGAGTGACGAGTAGCAGACAGTGTGTCTGTGCAAACCTTCTGGCCTTGTGTCTGTCTAGTGTCATGGCCACTGTCTGGGTCACTATGTAGCCGGTTCAAAGGGCCACAGTAACACAAGCTACCCTGTGTGTTCACATCTTTTAGCTTTTGACAAAGTAGCCTAAAGTAtaggttcacaatgtttcaagtctgtctttataACAAAATAGCAGTAATAATTtttcttgttcatactggccatgagatcccttcataatgcacttacgaTGTAAGTGAAAGTTTATCTGATGCTAATATGtccaaatcagtcaaatcaagtagatagCTTTCAagattacagtctttttagtgccaaattccctctgtTATTattcttccaccgcagctcaacagggaaacactgtctgatgaaacacaaagaggtCATTTGaaactaaaaagactgtaaatgtggcagatatccactttatttgactaactcagatggctgaagcctcatataagcttcaggtaaaaattttaaatacttttttcctCAAAACAAGGATTTTGTCCCTcttcacttacattgtaagcgcatttaaaggggacattttAATGGCCAGAACAAACTGGAGGAaagattacagcaagcaaaaattgtttcagtgttcatatgggcacctgactgttgttttaaaacagacttgaaaaattgttaaCTTATCTAAATGATGAGAATTTGAATTATTTCAGACCAGTGCAGCAACACAATACATCTGACAAAGTAGAATAAATAATTGGCTAATGCTGTTGAGAGGGAACTGAACCACTCTTACTTCCATTATAACCTTGTCCCAGCCCCTTGACCCCGAACAATAATGATGGTCGCATTGTAAAGGTAATCCTATCAGTGTCCTTTACAAGCACCTGCATCCGGCTGGAGATTCATGTCTAGGGGTTAAAGTAGCCTCTGTAAAGCCTGTCTGTTGTCTTGTCTGTGTGGGAGGAGTCCAACACTCAGGGATTACAGGGTGACATATTCTGGATTATACAACAGGAGACAATACCATAGCAGAGGGACAGAGCTGGGGACAAAGAGCAGTGGCACTACAGCAGCATCTGGACACGCAGTTGGTTTTCTGAGGAATATTTTCCTGATGCATACAGATGCTTTTGAATTCACATCATGCAGCTCATGTCTTTTCAGGTTactcttttccttcagtttttgGTTTGTGGAAATTAGTTTTCTCTGTAATTTACCACcttcttgttttttaaacttctcAAGAACTcatataacaaagaaaaacagagtttCTTCCAGTGCCTGGGATAGGAATCATGTATTTGAACAACAGAAATAATGCCATCAACACAGAAAGGAGTAAGAAGAACGTAAAAGGGAAAACATGTGAGTACAGACGCAGAGCTAAATTTAAATGTTCGCATTTAATGATTTGGATAGACTTTGGTTAAACATATTATGatgctgtaaatatttaaatacataaacattCCTGTTGCATCCCAAAGTTTAACACCAGTCTGattcttctttccttctcagGGGCTCAGCTGAAATCAACTCCACATCAGGAATTCATCACCCTGACTTCTCCAAAAGTTAGGGAAAGGAATAAAAATGTGGAGACAAAGGAGAACATGACGGAGGAGCAGGAGGCGATGCAGCGTACCACGTTTGGGAAGGCCCTCTATGATCTGAGCCATTCAGAGAAGGTGATGAATGATCTGATATTTGGACGGCGGGTTGGGCTCTACGAGCTGAGAGGGGAGATCGGCTCCGGCAACTTCTCCCAGGTTAGATTGGGAATACATGACCTGACCAAAGGTGAGATATTCCATGCTTTGCCTTTTACCCCCATTTTCACAGCAACAGTAAGCAGGCAGAACACAGGCTGTAAATGGACAGTTGATGCTCTTTTTTAGTTATACGACTTATTGAAATTGATCACAGAAAATGTGTGATCAGTGTTTACTAACATAAATATATCAATCTAGTTGGTTTCAAGGCCTGTACAAGAGTTATTGCCATAAATGTTCCAAAGAAATGTTACGTTGGCCAGAAAAGGTCACACCCCTTTATATCCCTCCCCAGTAAAACATCTGAAGCACCACTGCTGTTTCAGTTTGGGACTCCCCCAATACCTCCCACTTTTTAGAACAATTACTTCTTAAGTTTGAGGAATAATGCTGGATATAGTTTCTATTTTTCTAACTGTCAAAAAATCCCacaaagagaccaaaaccagcaGTGTTCATCTCTAAACACTTTCAGACTTTCCCAGCATCTCTGTGACTCTCAAACCTTTGTTCGTACTACCTACCTCCTTACTACTACTTaagatatgtttaaaaatggGTCAGAAATATATACTTTCATATTAAGGGAAACTTAATAATTTCCtcaaacagctgggcactgtagtttttggcaaacatttctcaaaaaggagtatttgtgtttattgggaACTTCAGtgagtatttccagcagcaggatgaTTCATGTAGGattgactaaaaataaactgcagtgctcatgttcatattcatgaaGGAAGATGTCATCCAGTGTAactgtgattttaatgtgtgtttaaaaacattttacacaaaaattGAGTTGTATGGGAATATGATATAGC includes:
- the pnhd gene encoding uncharacterized protein pnhd; this translates as MDVLRLCLLLLCALHLTSTGVLSKHITDHRNLFSQRVCCKRQSHFVYIGQDISGSPVSVDVGMCRSHCGGAPRPSHEAGQQESSKHSSMLEFLRSKKLRTRGAAAAESSEPLKQLPSCGLNQVCEPTGMRVDRVLLFEGPREVEVIEECHCEIKLTQCIRVPALRTYYSETPYETVIDVGGCSRSKGSPEGFSCVPTKFDSALVETPNKVDLIQTVAACELKESCYRVPYVEYYYEIVHHADGVKEERLKEIDVGRCMGGCTTGNRCLLRSPSDPEICHLWTERQSNSCVPQGYESNSFLNQHGQIRTVLSITSCLCQN